In the Acidimicrobiales bacterium genome, AGGAGAGGGGTCCAGAGCGTCAATGACCGGTGGGGGAACCTGGTGGCCGTGGTGGCCGGGGACTTTCTGCTGGCGCGGGCGGCCGGGATCGCCGCGAGCCTGGGGACGGAGGTGGCCGGGCTGCTGGCTGCCACCCTCGCCCGCCTCTGCGAGGGCCAGATCAGCGAGGTCCACACCGCGTTCGACGTGGACCGCGGCGAGCAGGCCTACCTGACCACCATCCTCGACAAGACGGCGTCGCTCATGGCGACCTCCTGCCGCATCGGCGGCTTGACGGCCGGCCTCGATCGGCGCCAGGTGGACGCCCTCACCACGTTCGGGGAGTGCTTCGGGATGGTGTTCCAAATTCGTGACGACATTCTCGACGTCGTCGCCACCGAGGACGAGCTGGGCAAGGGAGTGGGCCAGGACCTGGAGCGGGGCATCTACACCCTCCCCGTGCTGCGGACCCTCGGCGACGCCGGCGTCGGCCCCGAGCTGCGCTCGTTGCTGGGCCGGCCGCTGGACCGGAGCCAGCGGGAGAAGGCCCGCCACATGGTCGCCACCTCGGGTGGCATCGCTTCGGCGGTCGGCGCCAGCCGGCGCTACGCCGACATGGCCGCCGTGGCGGCCTCGGGCCTCAACTCGGGCCCGAGCGGCTCGGCCCTCGGCCGCCTGGGCCACATCCTGGTCGACGACATCCCGACCGGCTGAACCCGCCAGTCAACCGCGCTCTATTGCTGCGGCTTCGCCGACCCGGGCGGGGCCCCGTCCCCGCCCTCCTCCGGAACGGCGGGGGCCCCAGCCCCGCCGCCGGCCGTCTCCGGCCTGAGCGTCGGGAAGGCGATGACGTCGCGGATGTTGGCAACGTCGCCAAGGAGCATCACGAGGCGGTCGATCCCGATCCCGAGGCCGGCCGTCGGCGGCAAGCCGTACTCGAGCGCCCGCAGGTAGTCCTCGTCGACCACCATTGTGGCGTCCGTGTCCCCCGCCGCCCGCCGGGCCGCCTGCTCCTCGAAGCGGGCCCGCTGCTCGTCGGGGTCCACCAGCTCCGAGAAGGCGTTGCCAAGCTCCCGGCCGGCGACGATGGGCTCGAAGCGCTCGACCAGCCCGGGCCGGGTGCGGTGGTCGCGCGCGAGGGGCGACACCTCTTTCGGGTAGTCGCACACGAACACGGGACCCCAGAGCTCGGCCTCGGTGGTCTTCTCGTAGATCTCGAGCACGAGCTTGCCCGGTCCCCACGAGGGAGTCACGGGCACGTCGTGCGCTGCGGCGATGGCGCGCAGCTCCGGCACGGACATGCCGACGTCGACCGCGACGCTGGCGTGCTCCTCGACCAGCTCGGTCATGGTGGCCCGCCGCCAGGGCGGGGCCAGGTCGATGGGGCGGCCTCCATAGGTGAGCGAGGTGGTCCCCACGAGCTCGCGGGCCAGGCTCGAGACCAGGTCCTCGACGAGCTCCATCATGTCGGTGTAGTCGGCGTAGGCCTGGTAGAGCTCGAGCAGCGTGAACTCGGGGTTGTGGCGGCGCGAGAGACCCTCGTTGCGGAAGACGCGCCCGAGCTCGAAGACGCGTTCCATGCCCCCGACGACCAGTCGCTTGAGGTACAGCTCAGTGGCGACTCGAAGGTAGAGATCCATGTCGAGGGCGTTGTGGTGGGTGACGAAGGGACGGGCGTCCGCGCCTCCCGGCACCGGGTGCAGCACGGGCGTCTCGACCTCCACGAAGCCGCGCTCCTCCAACCATGCTCGGACGAAGCTGACCGTGCGGCTGCGCAGGCCGAAGACCTTGCGTGTCGAGTCGTTCGCCCACAGGTCCACGTAGCGCTGGCGATAGCGGACTTCGGGGTCGGCGATGCCCCGCCACTTGTCGCCGAAGCCCCGCCGGGCCTCGGCCAGCAGCTCCCAGTCGCGCAACTTCACGGACAACTCGCCCCGGCGCGTCCGGACGACCTCGCCGGTCGCTCCCACCCAATCACCCAGCGAGAGCCGGGAGAAGGCGTCGTAGCGCTCGGTGAAGCCGCTCCCCGCGAAGAGCTGAACGGCCCCGCTCGAGTCCCGCAGCTCGGCGAAGGTCAGCTTGCCCTGGGGCCTGATGAGCATGAGCCGCCCGGCCACGGAGACCGACACGCCGGTCTCCTCGCCGACACCCAGCTCGGCGAACGCCGTCTGCAGGCGGGCCGCCTCGTCGGTGCGCTCGAAACGGTAGGGGACGTCGGGCATGGTCCTCCGGGTCCTCGGACGACTACCTACCGCGGGGCCACGTTGCGCTCGAAGACGAGCCGCAGCCCGTGGAGCGTAAGCCATGGCTCGTGGTGCTGCACGCTTGTGCACACCCGGCAGATCAGATCGGCCAACCCTCCCGTGGCCACGACCGTCGACGGGCCGAGCTCGTCCTCCAGCCGCCGGCACATGCCGTCCACCATCGCCGCGCAGCCATAGACGGCACCGGACTGGAGCGCCTCCACCGTGCTCTTCCCGATGAGGTGCCGAGGGGCTTCCACCAGCTCGACGCGGCGCAGCGCGGCCGCACGCTCGAACAGTGCGTCGAGGCTGATCTCGACGCCCGGCGCGATGGCCCCGCCGAGGTACTCGCCGCGCTCCGAGATGGCGTCGAAGGTGGTAGCCGTCCCCAGGTCCACCACGATGGCCGGGCCTCCATACAGGTCGAAAGCGGCCACCGCGTTGGCGATCCGGTCGGCGCCCACCTCCTTCGGGTTGTCGATCATGATGGGCATTCCCGTGCGCGTCCCGGGCTCGACCACGACAACGGGCACCGGGTACCAACGGTTGAACATCTCGCGCAGAGAGGCGGTGACCCTGGGCACGCCCGACGACAGGGCCACCCCGGTGACAGTGTCGGCGACATCGAGGTCGTTGAGGTCGAGCAGGTGCGTCACGAGGAGGGCGTACTCGTCGGCTGTGCGTTCGGACTCGGTCGCGATGCGCCAGTGGTGGAGCAGCTCTCCGTCAGCGCTCGGCGGCGCGTCGGCGGAGGCCGGTCCGAACATACCGACGACCGTCTGCGTGTTGCCGACGTCGATGGCGAGCAGCACGGGTCAGGCCTCCCCAAGGTCGAGGCCGATGTCGACCGCCGGAGCGGAGTGGGTGATCGCTCCCACCGAGATGAGGTCGGCACCCGCGGCCGCGAACGCGCCCACCGTGTCGACCGTGACGCCGCCGGAGACCTCGACCAGCACGCGGACACCGTCG is a window encoding:
- a CDS encoding polyprenyl synthetase family protein, with product MNVAEVLGLPGLEDDLARLEITLHRVVTTEDPFLSEVATHLIAAGGKRLRPSLTVAAAAAGGMAASEEVLLGGVAVELVHQASLYHDDVMDEAATRRGVQSVNDRWGNLVAVVAGDFLLARAAGIAASLGTEVAGLLAATLARLCEGQISEVHTAFDVDRGEQAYLTTILDKTASLMATSCRIGGLTAGLDRRQVDALTTFGECFGMVFQIRDDILDVVATEDELGKGVGQDLERGIYTLPVLRTLGDAGVGPELRSLLGRPLDRSQREKARHMVATSGGIASAVGASRRYADMAAVAASGLNSGPSGSALGRLGHILVDDIPTG
- the lysS gene encoding lysine--tRNA ligase, with the protein product MPDVPYRFERTDEAARLQTAFAELGVGEETGVSVSVAGRLMLIRPQGKLTFAELRDSSGAVQLFAGSGFTERYDAFSRLSLGDWVGATGEVVRTRRGELSVKLRDWELLAEARRGFGDKWRGIADPEVRYRQRYVDLWANDSTRKVFGLRSRTVSFVRAWLEERGFVEVETPVLHPVPGGADARPFVTHHNALDMDLYLRVATELYLKRLVVGGMERVFELGRVFRNEGLSRRHNPEFTLLELYQAYADYTDMMELVEDLVSSLARELVGTTSLTYGGRPIDLAPPWRRATMTELVEEHASVAVDVGMSVPELRAIAAAHDVPVTPSWGPGKLVLEIYEKTTEAELWGPVFVCDYPKEVSPLARDHRTRPGLVERFEPIVAGRELGNAFSELVDPDEQRARFEEQAARRAAGDTDATMVVDEDYLRALEYGLPPTAGLGIGIDRLVMLLGDVANIRDVIAFPTLRPETAGGGAGAPAVPEEGGDGAPPGSAKPQQ
- a CDS encoding type III pantothenate kinase — translated: MLLAIDVGNTQTVVGMFGPASADAPPSADGELLHHWRIATESERTADEYALLVTHLLDLNDLDVADTVTGVALSSGVPRVTASLREMFNRWYPVPVVVVEPGTRTGMPIMIDNPKEVGADRIANAVAAFDLYGGPAIVVDLGTATTFDAISERGEYLGGAIAPGVEISLDALFERAAALRRVELVEAPRHLIGKSTVEALQSGAVYGCAAMVDGMCRRLEDELGPSTVVATGGLADLICRVCTSVQHHEPWLTLHGLRLVFERNVAPR